The Urbifossiella limnaea genome has a window encoding:
- a CDS encoding outer membrane beta-barrel protein — translation MFTSLLLTTAVAAGQPPAGGYYPPGTLPTRQVPVQVIQPGQLPMTAQPTPMPMTEAKNGNGAPAAEAPAAEEPEEAPEKYFLERTIEGTRFGELLNNRGIKIYGWTEMSYSPSTASGSNAPIYMNDRANEFLMNQNYLVVEKTLDTEKDCFQLGWRVDMILPGSDYRTTLPRGIWNSQLTRNNGGPELYGIDPFQFYTQAYLPGSGTTVKLGRFATHVGYELVQAADTPFVSRSYMFQYNPFTHTGVYATTPVGDNWTVGYGLSTGTDTFIDAPTNRLTYLGALKWAPKDGDTTVTANVVVTNPSFVAAENFAHYNFYNLVVTHKLTEKLSYVLDAGYAHMNNAPNVGFTNWYGAANYLSYAHCDNLTSTLRAEVFDDADGFRTGFEGLYTAVTYGLAWKPMTGLMVRPFARYDNNNRTNVWEGNQNLFTGGMDLIVRW, via the coding sequence ATGTTCACGTCCCTGCTACTGACGACCGCCGTCGCCGCCGGCCAGCCGCCGGCCGGCGGCTACTACCCGCCGGGCACGCTGCCGACGCGGCAGGTGCCGGTTCAGGTGATCCAGCCCGGTCAGCTCCCGATGACCGCCCAGCCGACCCCGATGCCGATGACCGAGGCCAAGAATGGCAACGGTGCTCCCGCCGCCGAGGCGCCGGCCGCGGAGGAGCCGGAGGAGGCTCCGGAGAAGTACTTCCTGGAGCGGACGATCGAGGGCACCCGGTTCGGCGAGTTGCTCAACAACCGGGGCATCAAGATCTACGGCTGGACCGAAATGTCCTACAGCCCGAGCACGGCCAGCGGCTCGAACGCCCCGATCTACATGAACGACCGGGCCAACGAGTTCCTGATGAACCAGAACTACCTCGTCGTCGAGAAGACGCTCGACACCGAGAAGGACTGCTTCCAGCTCGGTTGGCGTGTGGACATGATCCTGCCCGGTAGCGACTACCGCACCACCCTGCCGCGCGGCATCTGGAACAGCCAGCTGACGCGGAACAACGGCGGCCCCGAGCTGTACGGCATCGACCCGTTCCAGTTCTACACCCAGGCCTACCTGCCGGGCAGCGGCACCACGGTGAAGTTGGGCCGGTTCGCCACCCACGTCGGGTACGAGCTGGTGCAGGCCGCCGACACGCCGTTCGTGAGCCGGTCGTACATGTTCCAGTACAACCCGTTCACCCACACCGGTGTGTACGCCACCACCCCGGTCGGTGACAACTGGACCGTCGGCTACGGTCTCTCGACGGGCACCGACACGTTCATCGACGCCCCGACGAACCGGCTGACGTACCTGGGTGCCCTCAAGTGGGCGCCGAAGGACGGCGACACGACGGTGACCGCGAACGTGGTGGTGACGAACCCGTCGTTCGTCGCGGCCGAGAATTTCGCCCACTACAACTTCTACAACCTGGTGGTCACCCACAAGCTGACCGAGAAGTTGAGCTACGTCCTGGACGCCGGCTACGCCCACATGAACAACGCTCCGAACGTCGGGTTCACCAACTGGTACGGGGCCGCCAACTACCTCAGCTACGCCCACTGTGACAACCTGACGAGCACCCTCCGGGCCGAGGTGTTCGACGACGCCGACGGGTTCCGCACGGGGTTCGAGGGGCTGTACACGGCCGTCACCTACGGCCTGGCGTGGAAGCCGATGACCGGGCTGATGGTCCGCCCGTTCGCCCGGTACGACAACAACAACCGGACCAACGTGTGGGAGGGGAACCAGAACCTCTTCACCGGCGGGATGGACCTGATCGTCCGCTGGTAA